The Kiritimatiellia bacterium DNA segment CGCACACTTCTACTGAAATTGGAACGAGCCGGCGAAGTTCAACTGCCTCCGCGCCAAAGAGGATGGACCAATGCCGGGCAGCGACGGCATCAGGTTGAGATACCCCACGAGCGCAATCCGATCGAAAGCGGCCTGAAAACGTTACAACCCGTGCAGGTTGAAACGCTGGAGACAGGCAATCCGGCTCTGCCGTTATTTAAATTTCTGCTTCAGCGCTATCATTATCTGGGACATAAGATCTGTGTTGGGGAAAATCTCAAGTATCTCTTTCGTGACCGGTGGAAACGGATATTGGGTTGTATGCTGTTCGGATCGGCGGCCTGGAAAGCCAAGGCGAGGGACGATTTCATCGGCTGGGACCGTGTTCAACAGCAACGCCATCTTTTTCTGCTAACCAATAACACCCGTTTTCTTATCCTGCCCTGGGTGCGTGTTCCGCATCTGGCCAGCCATCTG contains these protein-coding regions:
- a CDS encoding DUF4338 domain-containing protein, coding for MRSLLADNPAWGRRKLSIELCSRWDWRNGVGQLKDMACRTLLLKLERAGEVQLPPRQRGWTNAGQRRHQVEIPHERNPIESGLKTLQPVQVETLETGNPALPLFKFLLQRYHYLGHKICVGENLKYLFRDRWKRILGCMLFGSAAWKAKARDDFIGWDRVQQQRHLFLLTNNTRFLILPWVRVPHLASHLLALTRARLSADWMNKYGHAIHLLETFVERERFRGTCYRAAGWIRVGATTGRSRNDVANTLRVPVKDIYLCPLAHDFREKLGVTMNTPARRKENG